One window of Nocardia sp. NBC_00508 genomic DNA carries:
- a CDS encoding carbonic anhydrase: protein MPSIRASRFRSIAAVSAAAAVLVIPACGGGEQPELHSRVDIPGSAHVAPHWDYDAEGPDHWADLDRDYLACKSGHQQSPIDLPSHARLEPSEHITVDYHSVPELALVNNGHTVQANLPADNGNRIVVDGTPFDLAQFHFHLPSEHTVDGAGATMEVHFVHKSAAGKSAVLGVLMQATPDPSAFDPILAFAPQAVDAEITVTGPVDLRALLPGVVDQFRYQGSLTTPPCSEGVSWTVLGNPVPVAAADADRYRTLFAHSNRPTQPLNGRTVTLAGG, encoded by the coding sequence TTGCCCAGCATCAGAGCGTCCCGTTTCCGTTCGATCGCAGCCGTCTCGGCCGCCGCGGCAGTGCTCGTCATTCCCGCCTGCGGGGGTGGCGAGCAGCCGGAACTACACAGCCGTGTGGATATCCCCGGCAGCGCGCACGTCGCACCGCACTGGGACTACGACGCGGAGGGGCCCGACCATTGGGCCGACCTCGACCGGGACTATCTGGCCTGCAAGAGCGGCCACCAGCAGTCACCCATCGACCTGCCGAGCCACGCACGACTCGAGCCGTCCGAGCACATCACCGTCGACTACCACTCGGTGCCCGAGCTGGCCCTGGTGAACAACGGGCACACCGTGCAGGCAAACCTCCCGGCGGACAATGGGAATCGCATCGTGGTCGACGGTACGCCGTTCGACCTGGCGCAGTTCCATTTCCATCTGCCGAGCGAGCACACGGTGGACGGGGCGGGCGCGACGATGGAAGTGCACTTCGTGCACAAGAGCGCGGCGGGTAAGTCGGCCGTGCTCGGTGTGCTCATGCAAGCCACGCCGGACCCTTCGGCCTTCGACCCGATCCTCGCGTTCGCGCCGCAGGCGGTGGACGCCGAGATCACCGTTACCGGCCCGGTCGACCTGCGCGCGCTACTGCCCGGTGTCGTCGACCAGTTCCGGTATCAGGGCTCGCTGACCACGCCACCGTGCAGTGAAGGCGTGTCCTGGACGGTGCTCGGCAATCCGGTACCGGTGGCAGCGGCCGACGCGGACCGGTACCGCACGCTGTTCGCGCACAGCAACCGGCCGACCCAGCCGTTGAACGGGCGGACGGTCACGCTGGCGGGCGGGTGA